Proteins encoded by one window of Rutidosis leptorrhynchoides isolate AG116_Rl617_1_P2 chromosome 7, CSIRO_AGI_Rlap_v1, whole genome shotgun sequence:
- the LOC139859163 gene encoding WAT1-related protein At5g40240-like, translating to MKIIKKFETYAWSWTGDVLPFVAMLMLICCDMGVLTIAKAAMNSGLGSISYVVYHNAFGTLILLPFYILHLFRNAGRPRLTFHILFRLFILGLLGLCLFQVLVYIGVNYSSPTLSSAITNLIPGNTFLIAAVFRMDRIDTRSLSSLARLLGTIIAICGAMVCTFYQGPQILQTTPSPDSPNQVLLSQPSNWVFGGLIIFIAGIFRSMYYVLQTATAREYHDQQTIVFFYCLFGTIQCIALSPFLEPDPKAWVVEPGIRLTAVVLGAVYSTAFHSSIVTWCLRKKGPVFVTMFSPFSIVTALILGVTFLGDSLHLGSIIGATIITAGFYSVMWGQVKEKKNSPEMIGEDSAVIDECGLSDENAPLLP from the exons ATGAAGATAATAAAAAAGTTTGAGACGTACGCGTGGTCATGGACAGGTGATGTGCTGCCCTTTGTTGCTATGCTGATGTTAATATGTTGCGATATGGGTGTACTCACTATAGCCAAAGCTGCAATGAACAGTGGTTTAGGAAGTATTTCGTACGTTGTATACCACAACGCTTTTGGAACATTGATTCTTCTTCCGTTTTATATTCTTCACTTGTTCAG AAATGCAGGGCGACCTCGGCTAACTTTCCATATTCTGTTCAGATTATTCATCCTTGGCCTTCTTGG GCTTTGTCTTTTTCAGGTACTTGTATATATAGGTGTAAACTACAGCTCTCCAACCTTATCAAGTGCTATCACCAACTTGATTCCAGGAAACACATTCTTGATTGCGGCTGTTTTCAG GATGGATAGAATAGACACCCGGAGTTTAAGCAGCCTAGCAAGATTACTAGGTACCATAATTGCAATATGCGGGGCTATGGTGTGCACATTTTATCAAGGACCGCAAATTCTTCAGACGACCCCCTCTCCCGATTCGCCCAATCAAGTTCTTTTATCACAGCCATCAAATTGGGTGTTTGGGGGCCTAATTATTTTTATCGCTGGAATCTTTCGCTCCATGTATTATGTTTTACAA ACAGCAACAGCTAGAGAGTACCATGATCAACAAACCATTGTTTTTTTCTACTGCTTATTTGGTACAATACAATGTATAGCTTTATCTCCTTTCCTAGAACCAGATCCAAAAGCGTGGGTGGTTGAACCCGGAATTAGGCTTACTGCCGTTGTTTTAGGG GCGGTTTATTCTACTGCGTTTCACAGTAGTATTGTGACATGGTGCTTAAGGAAGAAAGGTCCTGTTTTTGTAACCATGTTTTCGCCCTTTTCAATAGTTACCGCACTCATTTTGGGTGTCACATTTCTTGGTGATTCACTTCATTTAGGAAG CATCATCGGAGCAACTATAATTACGGCTGGATTTTATTCCGTCATGTGGGGCCAGGTGAAAGAGAAGAAAAATTCACCAGAGATGATTGGGGAGGATTCGGCCGTTATAGATGAATGTGGATTATCAGATGAGAACGCTCCTCTGCTTccgtaa
- the LOC139859162 gene encoding WAT1-related protein At5g40240-like, with the protein MALFMTNPSKLKAVSYRDEVLPYIVMLMVTCAEMGSYTISKSAMNGGMKSLVYVVYQNSLGTMILFFIYIVHPFSDIGRLELGYHILFRFFILGFLGICLYQVLVFEGVRYSSPTMASAISNLIPATTFIIAIIFKMEKVDIRRSSGVAKLLGTFVTISGATLFTVYKGPVILQMIPHSDSTNGLFSSHPPNWLFGGLILLVSVIVGSVWRVLQATTMREYPDQITVVFFFCLFGTLQCIAVSPFLVPNLRYWVVKPGIEMIAIAFGAVFGIVFRMNAISWCLEKKGPVFVSMFTPLSIVIAVVMGVTCLGDALHLGSIVAATVIFAGFYTVMWGQAKEMSNLTTVMEDEPGLSDQTAPLLSSTNESKC; encoded by the exons ATGGCATTATTTATGACAAATCCATCAAAATTGAAGGCTGTATCGTATAG GGATGAAGTGTTGCCCTATATTGTTATGTTGATGGTAACATGTGCGGAAATGGGTTCATATACCATAAGCAAATCTGCCATGAATGGTGGTATGAAGAGTTTGGTTTATGTTGTTTACCAAAACTCTCTTGGAACAATGATCCTTTTTTTCATCTATATTGTTCATCCCTTCAG TGATATTGGGCGTCTTGAGCTCGGTTACCATATTCTCTTCAGATTCTTCATCCTTGGTTTTCTAGG GATCTGTCTGTACCAAGTACTTGTGTTCGAAGGAGTTAGGTATAGCTCTCCAACCATGGCAAGTGCTATCTCTAACTTAATTCCTGCAACCACGTTCATAATTGCAATCATTTTCAA gatGGAGAAAGTAGATATAAGAAGGTCAAGCGGTGTAGCAAAACTATTAGGTACATTTGTAACGATATCTGGAGCAACGTTGTTCACAGTGTACAAAGGTCCAGTAATTCTTCAGATGATCCCTCATTCCGATTCAACCAATGGACTGTTTTCGTCACATCCACCAAATTGGTTATTTGGAGGTCTGATTCTTCTAGTTAGTGTAATTGTTGGCTCTGTATGGCGCGTTTTACAG GCAACGACAATGAGAGAGTACCCAGATCAAATTACGGTTGTCTTTTTCTTCTGTCTTTTTGGGACGCTGCAATGTATAGCTGTATCTCCTTTCTTAGTACCAAATCTTAGATATTGGGTGGTGAAACCAGGAATTGAGATGATTGCGATTGCTTTTGGG GCGGTATTTGGCATCGTATTTCGTATGAATGCTATATCTTGGTGCTTGGAGAAGAAAGGTCCAGTTTTTGTGTCCATGTTCACGCCCCTATCAATAGTCATAGCAGTCGTTATGGGCGTCACGTGTCTTGGTGATGCACTTCATCTGGGAAG CATCGTTGCAGCCACAGTAATTTTTGCTGGATTTTATACCGTCATGTGGGGGCAGGCCAAAGAGATGAGCAATTTAACGACGGTTATGGAAGATGAACCCGGTTTATCTGACCAAACCGCTCCTCTTCTTTCATCTACAAATGAATCAAAATGTTAA